In Acipenser ruthenus chromosome 6, fAciRut3.2 maternal haplotype, whole genome shotgun sequence, the following proteins share a genomic window:
- the LOC117410584 gene encoding plasminogen: MVTCKAAFLLFTVFHSVAASILEDYIKTEGACILAGRKESYTTKTNLECAEKCNTETKFTCRSFAYTNKDQECITYLDNRKTTQVLRKGDTTFYEKKIYLIECKEGNGMGYRGFLSHTASGKTCQLWTSSSPHNPNITPTTHPNANLESNFCRNPDNDPEGPWCYTTDPELRWDHCLIQDCNEECMHCSGEDYRGKAAKTESGYVCQRWDSQTPHSHGYLPDILPDKYLEENYCRNPDGEPRPWCFTTNPLKRWESCSIPRCVTEPPTITPEMTCASGDGSSYRGTISVTETGKICQAWDSHTPQKHSRTSENYPCKGLEKNYCRNPDNERMPWCYTTDPSTRWEYCKVPSCGAQSQTEPVVPPVLDCYVNNGKTYRGITSQTISGKKCQSWSSMKPHSHNKTPQNFPDADLRRNYCRNPDDDRAPWCYTTEPSVRWEYCSIDKCPIVPSNDATTNAKPPVQKPTSTVEPSKPEVPPQTDPKDCIVGNGEDYRGTISITMLGVTCQEWASNIPHHHDSFTPQTHPDKGLDSNYCRNPDGDVNGPWCYTTDPGKKWDTCQILKCEVLECGYSAVKPKRCFGRIVGGCVSKPYSWPWQISLRTSFKAHFCGGTLIDPQWVLTAAHCLEKSSRPAAYKVFLGIFTEKADEPSKQERDVEKLVLGPSGTDIALIKLKSPALLNDKVQPVCLPEKNYVVPSGTECYVTGWGETKGTGGDGVLKETGFPVLDNKVCNRPEYLNGRVKTHEMCAGNIEGGTDSCQGDSGGPLVCYKDRSFVIQGVTSWGLGCANAMKPGVYVRVSNFVDWIERTMRIYQ; this comes from the exons ATGGTTACCTGCAAAGCAGCGTTTTTACTTTTCACTGTTTTCCATTCAG tgGCGGCCAGTATTTTGGAAGACTATATCAAAACTGAAGGAGCCTGTATATTGGCCGGTCGGAAAGAGTCTTACACAACAAAAACTAACCTAGAATGTGCAGAAAAATGCAATACTGAAACAAAGTTTACTTGCAG GTCTTTCGCATACACTAACAAAGATCAGGAATGTATAACATATCTAGacaacagaaaaacaacacaGGTGTTGCGAAAGGGGGACACAACCTTCTATGAGAAGAAAA TTTACCTGATAGAGTGCAAAGAAGGCAATGGAATGGGCTATAGAGGATTCTTATCCCACACTGCTTCAGGAAAAACCTGCCAACTGTGGACCTCCAGTTCCCCACATAACCCcaa CATCACACCAACAACACATCCAAATGCAAATTTAGAGTCAAATTTCTGCAGAAATCCAGACAATGATCCCGAAGGACCATGGTGCTACACCACCGATCCAGAGTTGAGATGGGATCACTGCCTGATACAAGATTGCAATG AGGAATGCATGCACTGCAGTGGAGAGGATTACCGGGGGAAAGCTGCGAAAACAGAAAGCGGCTATGTTTGCCAGCGCTGGGATTCTCAAACTCCACACAGCCATGGATATCTACCAGATAT ATTGCCAGATAAATACCTAGAGGAGAACTATTGCCGGAACCCTGACGGAGAGCCTCGGCCCTGGTGCTTCACTACCAACCCTTTAAAACGCTGGGAGTCATGTTCCATCCCCCGCTGTG TTACTGAGCCTCCTACCATCACTCCGGAGATGACATGTGCAAGTGGAGATGGCAGTTCTTATCGAGGAACCATATCCGTGACAGAGACTGGAAAAATATGTCAGGCTTGGGATTCTCACACCCCACAAAAACATTCCAGAACTTCAGAGAACTACCCCTGCAA AGGACTTGAAAAAAACTATTGCCGAAACCCTGACAATGAGAGAATGCCTTGGTGTTATACAACTGACCCGTCAACTCGATGGGAATACTGCAAAGTGCCAAGTTGTGGTGCTCAGTCTCAGACAG aaccgGTTGTTCCTCCTGTTTTGGATTGCTACGTAAATAATGGGAAGACATATCGTGGCATAACATCGCAGACCATCAGTGGGAAGAAGTGTCAGTCCTGGAGCAGCATGAAACCCCACAGTCATAATAAGACCCCACAAAACTTCCCAGATGC GGATCTGAGGAGAAACTACTGCAGGAACCCTGATGATGACAGGGCACCCTGGTGCTACACCACCGAACCCAGTGTGCGATGGGAATACTGCAGCATTGACAAGTGCCCAATTGTGCCATCTAATGACGCCACCACCAACGCCAAGCCTCCTGTGCAAAAACCTACTTCTACTGTTGAGCCTTCAAAACCAGAAGTACCTCCACAAACTGATCCTAAAG ACTGCATAGTTGGCAATGGAGAAGATTACAGAGGGACAATTTCAATTACAATGCTTGGGGTAACATGCCAGGAATGGGCCTCCAATATACCACACCATCATGACAGCTTCACTCCTCAGACCCACCCTGATAAGGGACTTGACTCAAAT tATTGCAGGAATCCAGATGGTGATGTAAACGGACCATGGTGCTACACGACGGATCCAGGCAAAAAATGGGACACTTGTCAAATCCTCAAGTGTG AAGTCCTGGAGTGTGGATACTCTGCTGTGAAACCCAAAAGATGCTTTGGTAGAATTGTTGGCGGCTGTGTTTCCAAGCCATACTCGTGGCCCTGGCAGATTAGCCTTCGCACAAG TTTCAAAGCACATTTCTGTGGAGGTACTCTGATAGATCCACAGTGGGTTCTAACTGCTGCCCACTGCCTGGAAAA ATCGTCAAGGCCTGCTGCATACAAGGTCTTCTTAGGAATCTTTACTGAAAAAGCAGATGAGCCGTCAAAACAAGAGAGAGATGTTGAAAAACTGGTTTTGGGACCAAGTGGAACAGATATTGCATTAATTAAGTTAAAAAG tccTGCATTACTTAATGATAAGGTGCAGCCAGTCTGCTTGCCAGAGAAAAATTATGTTGTGCCGAGTGGAACAGAATGCTACGTGACTGGTTGGGGTGAAACAAAAG GTACCGGAGGAGATGGTGTCCTTAAGGAGACCGGGTTTCCAGTCCTCGACAACAAAGTGTGCAATCGTCCGGAGTATCTCAATGGCAGGGTGAAAACACACGAAATGTGTGCTGGAAACATTGAAGGAGGCACAGACAGCTGTCAG GGTGATAGCGGTGGTCCCCTGGTTTGTTATAAGGATAGGAGTTTTGTTATTCAAGGAGTGACTTCGTGGGGGCTCGGCTGTGCCAATGCCATGAAACCTGGAGTCTACGTTCGAGTGTCCAACTTTGTTGACTGGATTGAAAGAACCATGAGAATCTATCAGTGA